A genomic stretch from Chitinophaga agri includes:
- a CDS encoding winged helix-turn-helix transcriptional regulator, with translation MSKIKSSSTHQENKQLLEAECPEIYAANQISGQWTVAICCCLAIGTRRFGELKKELPTITERILTLELKKLEQRQLIVRTVYAEVPVRVEYELTEIGRELVPIMEQLQHWGIRHKAWVSREQTV, from the coding sequence ATGAGTAAGATCAAATCATCATCCACCCATCAGGAGAATAAGCAGTTGCTGGAGGCGGAGTGCCCTGAGATCTATGCTGCCAATCAGATCAGCGGGCAATGGACCGTTGCTATCTGTTGCTGCCTGGCGATCGGCACACGGCGATTTGGAGAACTGAAAAAGGAACTGCCTACTATTACAGAACGTATACTCACACTCGAGTTGAAAAAGCTGGAGCAAAGGCAGCTGATCGTACGTACGGTATATGCAGAGGTACCCGTACGTGTTGAATACGAATTGACAGAGATCGGTAGAGAGCTGGTGCCCATAATGGAGCAGTTACAGCACTGGGGAATACGGCATAAGGCATGGGTTTCCCGCGAACAGACCGTATAG